Part of the Fibrobacter sp. UWEL genome, GGTTGGCTCCGGTCCAGGCCCGCGACATCGACGAATCCAACGAAAAGCGAGCAAGGCGAATCCTGCAAAAATACGCTTGCGTATTTTTATAGGTGAGCCGCAGCCGCGGACGCCGAAGGCGTCAAAAGCTTGGCTACAAGTTCCGTCAGTGCGAACTCCAGAAGGTTCCGTACAAGATTATTGTAGGTGACAACCGCCCAAGGCGAGAGCAGCGGACAAATTTATTTGTCCATTGCCGAGCCGCTGCGGTTGGGAGTGCGTAGCACTCCAAAAGGAAATGGCCGAAGGCAAGGTCTCCGTCAACAAGCGTAAGGAAGGCGATTACCGCCTAAGGCGAGAGTCGCACCCAAGTTTACTTGGGTATGACCGAGCCGCAGCGGGAAGCACACCGAAGGTGTGCCCAAGGGTCAGATGACTGTTGCCGAATTCCTCGCTATGACCGAAGACGACCGCAAGGTTGTTCGCTAAGCAAATGGATCCTATCGGGTCCTTCGACCCCTCCAGGATGACGTTATGCATAAAAGGCAGACTCGCAAGAGTCTGCCCTTTTTTCGTTGGGAGTGCGTAGCACTCCAATTAAAAAACACTAACGGTTTTTCTTCAGACGAATAATCGTCTCCAGTACAGCCATTACGTTCATAGGCTTGGGGAGGTGACCGTCCATGCCAGCATCCAAGCAGGCTTGAGCGTCTTCCACAAAAGCATTCGCCGTCATAGCCACAATAGGAATGCTCTTGGCATCCGGACGAAGCATCTTACGAATTTCGCGGGTAGCGTCCAGACCATCCATCTTAGGCATCTGCATATCCATCAGGATAAAATCGTAGTAGCCCTCCGGAGACCTGGAGAATCGTTCCACTGCTGCCACGCCGTCTTCCGCACGAACGATATTCAGTCCAAATTCGCTCAGAAGTTCGCATGCAATTTCATAGTTCAGTTCGTTGTCTTCCGCAATCAAGACCCTCATGCCATTGACGGCATTAACGTCCAACGTTTCTTCAAATTCAACCTGTTCTTCTTCATGTTCAACAGGTTCCACCGGAATAGAAACCAGGAAGGTCGTCCCCGCATTCAAGCGGCTCTCC contains:
- a CDS encoding His/Gly/Thr/Pro-type tRNA ligase C-terminal domain-containing protein — encoded protein: MSRSRGRRRRQKLGYKFRQCELQKVPYKIIVGDNRPRREQRTNLFVHCRAAAVGSA